A genomic window from Pseudomonas alcaligenes includes:
- the glnK gene encoding P-II family nitrogen regulator — MKLVTAIIKPFKLDDVRESLSEIGVQGITVTEVKGFGRQKGHTELYRGAEYVVDFLPKVKIDVAIADDQLDRVIEAITKAANTGKIGDGKIFVVNLEQAIRIRTGETGTDAV; from the coding sequence ATGAAGCTAGTCACTGCCATCATCAAGCCGTTCAAGCTGGACGACGTGCGCGAGTCGCTGTCGGAGATCGGCGTGCAGGGCATCACCGTGACCGAAGTCAAGGGCTTCGGCCGGCAGAAGGGCCACACCGAGCTGTATCGCGGCGCGGAATACGTGGTGGATTTTCTGCCCAAGGTGAAGATCGACGTGGCCATCGCCGACGACCAGCTGGACCGGGTCATCGAGGCGATCACCAAGGCGGCCAACACCGGCAAGATCGGTGACGGCAAGATCTTCGTCGTCAATCTGGAACAGGCCATCCGCATCCGTACCGGCGAAACCGGCACCGACGCAGTTTAA
- a CDS encoding ammonium transporter, whose protein sequence is MTLRKIAGLGALLSLVTPGLAMADEVVLNSGDTAWMLTATALVLFMTIPGLALFYSGMVRSKNVLSVMMQCFAITGLISILWVVYGYSLAFDTTGMEKGVTNLNSFVGGLNKAFLSGLTPDSLIGAFPESVFIVFQMTFAIITPALIVGAFAERMKFSAMLIFMAVWFTLVYAPMCHMVWSGDGAFLWDEGVLDFAGGTVVHINAGIAGLVACLVLGKRKGYPTTPMAPHNLGYTLVGAAMLWIGWFGFNAGSAIAANGTAGMAMLVTQIATAAAALGWMFAEWITHGKPSALGIASGVVAGLVAITPAAGTAGPMGALVIGLASGVICFFCATSLKRKLGYDDSLDAFGVHGIGGIVGAILTGVFAAPVLGGFGSVEDIGAQVWIQIVGVLVTVVYTGIVTFVILKVLDLVMGLRVTEEQETVGLDLSEHNERGYNL, encoded by the coding sequence ATGACTCTGCGTAAGATCGCAGGGCTTGGAGCCCTGCTGTCCCTCGTAACCCCTGGCCTGGCCATGGCTGACGAGGTTGTTCTCAACTCCGGCGACACCGCCTGGATGCTTACCGCGACCGCGCTGGTGCTGTTCATGACCATCCCGGGCCTGGCGCTGTTCTACAGCGGCATGGTGCGCTCCAAGAACGTTCTTTCGGTGATGATGCAGTGCTTCGCCATCACCGGCCTGATCAGCATTCTCTGGGTGGTCTACGGCTACAGCCTGGCCTTCGACACCACCGGCATGGAGAAGGGCGTCACCAACCTCAACTCCTTCGTCGGCGGTCTGAACAAGGCCTTCCTCAGCGGCCTGACCCCGGACAGCCTGATCGGCGCCTTCCCGGAGAGCGTGTTCATCGTCTTCCAGATGACCTTCGCCATCATCACCCCGGCCCTGATCGTCGGTGCCTTCGCCGAGCGCATGAAGTTCTCCGCGATGCTGATCTTCATGGCCGTGTGGTTCACCCTGGTCTACGCGCCGATGTGCCACATGGTCTGGTCCGGTGACGGCGCCTTCCTGTGGGACGAGGGCGTGCTGGACTTCGCCGGCGGCACCGTGGTGCACATCAATGCCGGTATCGCCGGTCTGGTGGCCTGCCTGGTGCTGGGCAAGCGCAAGGGCTACCCGACCACCCCGATGGCGCCGCACAACCTCGGCTACACCCTGGTCGGTGCCGCCATGCTGTGGATCGGCTGGTTCGGCTTCAACGCCGGCTCCGCCATCGCCGCCAACGGCACCGCCGGCATGGCCATGCTGGTGACCCAGATCGCCACCGCCGCCGCAGCGCTGGGCTGGATGTTCGCCGAGTGGATCACCCACGGTAAGCCGAGCGCCCTGGGCATCGCTTCCGGCGTGGTCGCCGGCCTGGTCGCCATCACCCCGGCTGCCGGCACCGCCGGCCCGATGGGCGCCCTGGTGATCGGTCTGGCTTCCGGCGTGATCTGCTTCTTCTGCGCCACCAGCCTCAAGCGCAAGCTGGGCTACGACGATTCCCTGGACGCCTTCGGCGTACACGGCATCGGCGGTATCGTCGGCGCCATCCTCACCGGCGTGTTCGCTGCACCGGTACTGGGCGGCTTCGGTAGCGTGGAAGACATTGGCGCCCAGGTCTGGATCCAGATCGTCGGCGTGCTGGTCACCGTGGTCTACACCGGCATCGTCACCTTCGTCATCCTCAAGGTGCTGGACCTGGTGATGGGCCTGCGCGTGACCGAGGAGCAAGAGACCGTCGGTCTCGACCTCTCCGAGCACAACGAGCGCGGCTACAACCTGTAA
- a CDS encoding ammonium transporter codes for MDSTALIPLQYALDTFYFLICGALVMWMAAGFAMLESGLVRAKNTTEILTKNIVLYALACVVYLLLGYYLMYGGAAGGVLPNFGFLIGTEHAVDTVAAGGEGAPYYAKRADFFFQVVFVATAMSIVSGAVAERMKLWAFLVFALFMCGLIYPVGGYWTWGGGFLKEAGFKDFAGSGIVHLAGATAALAGVILLGPRKGKYGSQGQINAIPGANLPLATLGTFILWFGWFGFNGGSQLKISTIADANAVAAVFVNTNLAAAGGLLAALVVARILFGKADLTMILNGALAGLVAITAEPSTPSGVQAALIGAVGGVLVVFSILLLDRLRIDDPVGAISVHGASGIWGVLAVPLTNADASFSAQLLGVTCIFAWVFIASLLVWGLIKLVMGLRVSEEDEYEGVDIAECGMEAYPEFTRK; via the coding sequence ATGGACAGTACGGCCCTGATCCCCCTGCAGTACGCGCTGGATACCTTCTATTTCCTCATCTGTGGCGCCCTGGTGATGTGGATGGCGGCGGGCTTCGCCATGCTCGAATCGGGCCTGGTGCGCGCCAAGAACACCACCGAGATCCTGACCAAGAACATCGTCCTCTATGCCCTGGCCTGCGTGGTCTATCTGCTGCTCGGCTACTACCTGATGTATGGCGGCGCCGCCGGTGGCGTGCTGCCCAACTTCGGCTTCCTGATCGGTACCGAGCACGCCGTGGACACGGTGGCGGCCGGTGGCGAGGGTGCGCCCTACTACGCCAAGCGCGCCGACTTCTTCTTCCAGGTGGTGTTCGTCGCCACCGCCATGTCGATCGTCTCCGGTGCCGTGGCCGAGCGCATGAAGCTGTGGGCCTTCCTGGTCTTCGCCCTGTTCATGTGCGGCCTGATCTACCCGGTGGGAGGCTACTGGACCTGGGGCGGCGGCTTCCTCAAGGAGGCCGGCTTCAAGGACTTCGCCGGCTCCGGCATCGTTCACCTGGCCGGCGCCACCGCGGCCCTGGCCGGGGTCATCCTGCTCGGCCCGCGCAAGGGCAAGTACGGCAGCCAGGGACAGATCAACGCCATCCCAGGCGCCAACCTGCCGCTGGCCACCCTGGGCACCTTCATCCTCTGGTTCGGCTGGTTCGGCTTCAACGGCGGCTCGCAGCTGAAGATCAGCACCATCGCCGACGCCAACGCGGTGGCCGCGGTGTTCGTCAACACCAACCTGGCCGCTGCCGGTGGCCTGCTGGCGGCGCTGGTGGTGGCACGCATCCTGTTCGGCAAGGCCGACCTGACCATGATCCTCAATGGTGCCCTGGCCGGCCTGGTGGCCATCACCGCCGAGCCGTCGACGCCGAGCGGCGTACAGGCCGCGCTGATCGGTGCGGTCGGCGGCGTACTGGTGGTGTTCAGCATCCTGCTACTGGACCGGCTGCGCATCGACGACCCGGTCGGCGCCATCTCGGTGCATGGCGCCAGCGGTATCTGGGGTGTGCTGGCCGTGCCGCTGACCAATGCCGATGCCAGCTTTTCCGCGCAGCTGCTCGGTGTTACCTGCATCTTCGCCTGGGTATTCATAGCCAGCCTGCTGGTGTGGGGACTGATCAAGCTGGTGATGGGGCTGCGCGTCAGCGAGGAGGACGAGTACGAGGGGGTCGACATCGCCGAGTGCGGGATGGAGGCCTACCCCGAGTTCACCCGCAAATAG
- a CDS encoding secondary thiamine-phosphate synthase enzyme YjbQ, which translates to MWQQRLIELRPRARGFHLVTDELVAALPELAQCRIGLLHLWLQHTSASLTINENADGAVRRDFERFFNRLVPQGEGGYEHDYEGPDDLPAHFKSSLLGCQLSLPVSEGRLALGTWQGIYLGEHRDHGGSRRVLATLQGEWR; encoded by the coding sequence ATGTGGCAACAACGGCTGATCGAACTGCGCCCGCGGGCGCGCGGTTTTCACCTGGTGACCGACGAGCTGGTGGCGGCGCTGCCGGAACTGGCCCAGTGCCGCATCGGTCTGCTGCACCTGTGGCTGCAGCACACGTCGGCCTCGCTGACCATCAACGAGAATGCCGATGGCGCGGTACGGCGTGACTTCGAGCGCTTCTTCAACCGTCTTGTGCCCCAGGGCGAAGGTGGCTACGAGCACGACTACGAGGGGCCGGACGATCTGCCGGCGCACTTCAAGTCGAGCCTGCTCGGCTGTCAGCTGAGCCTGCCGGTCAGCGAGGGGCGCCTGGCACTTGGCACCTGGCAGGGTATCTATCTCGGCGAGCACCGCGATCATGGTGGTTCACGCCGGGTACTGGCGACCCTGCAGGGCGAATGGCGTTGA
- the sutA gene encoding transcriptional regulator SutA: protein MSDEELEQDDLEGADEDDGEELEAADAGDDGEDDGSDAVEPGSKPSKKAKAAEEVEELPSVEAKQKERDALARAMEEFLSRGGKVQEIEPNVVADPPKKPDSKYGSRPI, encoded by the coding sequence ATGAGCGACGAAGAACTGGAACAGGACGACCTGGAAGGCGCCGACGAGGATGACGGCGAGGAGCTGGAAGCGGCCGATGCCGGTGATGATGGCGAGGACGACGGCAGCGATGCCGTAGAGCCTGGCAGCAAGCCGAGCAAGAAGGCCAAGGCAGCCGAGGAAGTCGAGGAACTGCCCAGTGTAGAAGCCAAGCAGAAGGAGCGCGACGCCCTGGCCCGTGCCATGGAAGAGTTCCTTTCGCGCGGTGGCAAGGTCCAGGAGATCGAGCCCAACGTGGTGGCCGATCCGCCCAAGAAGCCGGACAGCAAGTACGGCAGCCGCCCCATCTGA
- a CDS encoding HAD family hydrolase — protein sequence MSLRLITFDLDDTLWDVAPVMHGAEAALRDWLAAEAPRLGPVPIEHLWAIRARLLGADPMLKHRLSELRRRILFHALAEAGYPALEAQALAEQGFQVFLAARHRVEFFPDVHRILEHLAERYILGVITNGNAEVARLGLADYFRFAISAEQMGIGKPDPKPFQAALQRAGVEAPQAAHIGDHPGDDIAGAKAAGLRAIWFNPQGKDWQGEATPDAQIRRLAELPALLAGWSAMR from the coding sequence ATGAGCCTGCGCCTGATCACCTTCGACCTCGACGACACCCTGTGGGATGTAGCCCCGGTGATGCACGGCGCCGAGGCCGCCCTGCGTGACTGGCTGGCTGCCGAAGCGCCGCGCCTGGGGCCGGTGCCGATCGAGCACCTGTGGGCGATTCGCGCACGCCTGCTGGGCGCGGATCCCATGCTCAAGCATCGCCTCAGCGAGCTGCGCCGGCGCATCCTGTTCCACGCCCTGGCGGAGGCCGGCTATCCCGCGCTGGAAGCGCAGGCACTGGCCGAGCAGGGCTTCCAGGTGTTCCTCGCCGCGCGCCACCGGGTCGAGTTCTTTCCCGACGTGCACCGCATCCTCGAACACCTGGCCGAGCGCTACATCCTCGGCGTGATCACCAACGGCAATGCCGAGGTGGCCCGCCTGGGCCTGGCCGACTACTTCCGCTTCGCCATCAGCGCCGAGCAGATGGGCATCGGCAAGCCCGATCCCAAGCCCTTCCAGGCCGCCCTGCAGCGCGCCGGGGTCGAGGCGCCGCAGGCCGCGCACATCGGCGACCATCCCGGCGACGACATCGCCGGGGCCAAGGCCGCCGGCCTGCGCGCCATCTGGTTCAACCCGCAGGGCAAGGACTGGCAGGGCGAGGCCACGCCGGACGCACAGATCCGCCGCCTGGCCGAGCTGCCGGCGCTGCTGGCCGGCTGGAGCGCCATGCGTTAG
- the xerC gene encoding tyrosine recombinase XerC, whose translation MQSSLDAFLEHLRSERQVSSHTLDGYRRDLLKVLALCEKGAIASWADLDTRSLRSFVARLHAQGQSSRSLARLLSAVRGFYQYLNREGQCRHDPAGGLSAPKGERRLPRALDADRTAQLLDGGVEDDFIARRDQAMLELFYSSGLRLSELVGLDLDGLDLPAGLVRVRGKGNKARELPVGRKACEAMQAWLPLRALSNPQDGAVFVGRQGKRLTPRAIQLRVRQAGVRELGQHLHPHMLRHSFASHMLESSQDLRAVQELLGHADIATTQIYTHLDFQHLAKVYDGAHPRAKRKSETP comes from the coding sequence ATGCAGAGCAGCCTCGACGCCTTCCTCGAACACCTGCGCAGCGAACGCCAGGTGTCCAGCCATACCCTCGATGGCTATCGCCGCGACCTGCTGAAAGTGCTCGCCCTGTGCGAGAAGGGCGCCATCGCCAGCTGGGCCGACCTCGACACCCGCAGCCTGCGTAGCTTCGTCGCCCGCCTGCATGCCCAGGGTCAGTCCAGCCGTTCGCTGGCGCGCCTGCTCTCGGCCGTGCGCGGTTTCTACCAGTACCTCAATCGCGAGGGCCAGTGCCGGCATGACCCGGCGGGCGGCCTGTCCGCGCCCAAGGGCGAGCGCCGCCTGCCGCGCGCGCTGGATGCCGACCGCACGGCGCAGCTGCTGGATGGCGGCGTGGAGGACGACTTCATCGCCCGCCGCGACCAGGCCATGCTCGAGCTGTTCTATTCCTCCGGCCTGCGCCTGTCCGAGCTGGTCGGCCTGGATCTCGACGGCCTCGACCTGCCCGCCGGCCTGGTCCGGGTGCGCGGCAAGGGCAACAAGGCGCGCGAGCTGCCGGTCGGACGCAAGGCCTGCGAGGCCATGCAGGCCTGGCTGCCACTGCGCGCCCTGAGCAACCCGCAGGATGGTGCGGTGTTCGTCGGCCGCCAGGGCAAGCGCCTGACCCCCCGCGCCATCCAGCTGCGGGTACGCCAGGCCGGTGTGCGCGAGCTGGGCCAGCACCTGCACCCGCACATGCTGCGACACTCCTTCGCCAGCCACATGCTGGAATCCAGCCAGGACCTGCGCGCCGTGCAGGAGCTGCTCGGCCATGCCGATATCGCCACCACGCAGATCTACACCCACCTGGACTTCCAGCACCTGGCCAAGGTCTACGACGGCGCCCACCCCCGCGCCAAACGCAAGAGCGAGACCCCATGA
- a CDS encoding DUF484 family protein, with protein sequence MSDQDQLVKLDSESVAAYLRQHPEFFVDHEELIPELRIPHQPGEAVSLVERQVKLLRERNIEMRHRLSQLMDVARDNDRLFDKTRRLVLGLLDAGSLEEVIGAVEDSLRHEFQVPFVSLILFSETPLGVGRSVSSAEAHQAIGGLLGGGKTTCGVLRPAELEFIFGADECTQVGSAAVVSLTHQGLHGVLAIGSPDPQHYKSSLGTLFLGYVAEVLARVLPRFAAPLRSVR encoded by the coding sequence ATGAGTGACCAGGATCAGCTCGTGAAACTCGACTCCGAGAGCGTCGCCGCCTACCTGCGGCAGCACCCGGAATTCTTCGTCGACCATGAGGAGCTGATCCCCGAGCTGCGCATTCCGCACCAGCCCGGCGAGGCCGTGTCGCTGGTGGAGCGCCAGGTCAAGCTGCTGCGCGAGCGCAACATCGAGATGCGCCATCGCCTGTCGCAGCTGATGGACGTGGCCCGCGACAACGACCGCCTGTTCGACAAGACCCGCCGCCTGGTGCTCGGCCTGCTCGATGCCGGCAGCCTGGAAGAAGTCATCGGCGCGGTGGAAGACAGCCTGCGCCATGAGTTCCAGGTGCCCTTCGTCAGCCTCATCCTGTTCAGCGAAACGCCGCTGGGCGTCGGTCGTTCGGTCAGCTCGGCCGAGGCCCACCAGGCCATCGGCGGCCTGCTCGGCGGCGGCAAGACCACCTGCGGCGTGCTGCGCCCGGCCGAGCTGGAGTTCATCTTCGGCGCGGACGAATGCACCCAGGTCGGCTCGGCCGCCGTGGTTAGCCTGACCCACCAGGGCCTGCACGGCGTGCTGGCCATCGGCAGCCCGGACCCGCAGCACTACAAGAGCAGCCTCGGCACCCTGTTCCTCGGCTACGTCGCCGAGGTCCTGGCCCGCGTCCTGCCACGCTTCGCCGCGCCGCTGCGCTCGGTACGCTAA
- the dapF gene encoding diaminopimelate epimerase, whose amino-acid sequence MLLRFTKMHGLGNDFMVLDLISQHAHIQPKHAKAWGDRHTGVGFDQLLLVEAPTNPDVDFRYRIFNSDGSEVEQCGNGARCFARFVVDKRLTVKKQIRVETKGGIIELNLRPDGQVTVDMGAPRLVPEQIPFQADAEALSYAVEVDGQSVQLAAVSMGNPHAVLRVDNVDSAPVHSLGPKLEHHPRFPKRVNVGFLQVIDRKQARLRVWERGAGETQACGTGACAAAVAAIRQGWMDSPLQLELPGGKLSIEWAGPGQPVMMTGPAVRVYEGQVRL is encoded by the coding sequence ATGCTATTGCGCTTCACCAAGATGCACGGCCTCGGCAACGACTTCATGGTCCTCGACCTGATCAGCCAGCACGCGCATATCCAGCCCAAGCACGCCAAGGCCTGGGGCGACCGCCACACCGGCGTCGGCTTCGACCAGCTGTTGCTGGTGGAGGCGCCCACCAACCCGGACGTGGACTTCCGCTACCGCATCTTCAACTCCGACGGTTCGGAAGTGGAACAGTGCGGCAACGGCGCGCGCTGCTTCGCCCGCTTCGTGGTGGACAAGCGCCTGACCGTGAAGAAGCAGATCCGCGTCGAGACCAAGGGCGGCATCATCGAGCTCAACCTGCGTCCGGACGGCCAGGTCACCGTGGACATGGGCGCGCCGCGCCTGGTCCCCGAGCAGATCCCCTTCCAGGCCGACGCCGAGGCGCTCAGCTACGCGGTGGAGGTGGACGGTCAGTCCGTGCAGCTGGCCGCCGTGTCCATGGGCAACCCGCACGCCGTGCTGCGCGTCGACAACGTCGACAGCGCGCCGGTGCACAGCCTGGGACCGAAGCTGGAACACCACCCGCGCTTCCCCAAGCGGGTCAACGTCGGCTTCCTGCAGGTCATCGACCGCAAGCAGGCGCGCCTGCGCGTGTGGGAACGCGGCGCCGGCGAGACCCAGGCCTGCGGCACCGGCGCCTGCGCCGCGGCCGTGGCCGCCATCCGCCAGGGCTGGATGGACTCGCCGTTGCAGCTGGAGCTGCCGGGCGGCAAGTTGTCCATCGAGTGGGCAGGGCCCGGCCAGCCGGTTATGATGACCGGACCCGCCGTTCGCGTGTACGAAGGACAGGTTCGTCTATGA
- the lysA gene encoding diaminopimelate decarboxylase — translation MQAFTSRDGQLFAEGVALSAIAERFGTPTYVYSRAHIEAQYRAYADALAGMPHLVCFAVKANSNLGVLNVLTRLGAGFDIVSRGELERVLAAGGEPSKIVFSGVGKTRDDMRRALEVGVHCFNVESVDELERLQLVAAELGKTASISLRVNPDVDAGTHPYISTGLKENKFGIDIEQAPAVYARAAELANLRIVGVDCHIGSQLTSLPPFLDALERLLALVDQLAAQGIQIQHLDLGGGLGVQYRDEQPPLAGDYIAAVREHLKGRELALVFEPGRSIVANAGVLLTRVEYLKHTAHKDFAIVDAAMNDLIRPALYQAWMDVTPVQPRDGEARNYDLVGPICETGDFLAKGRELVLAEGDLLAVRSAGAYGFVMSSNYNTRGRAAEVLVDGEQAFEVRRRETLAELYAGESLLPQ, via the coding sequence ATGCAAGCCTTTACCAGCCGCGACGGGCAACTGTTCGCGGAGGGCGTGGCCCTGTCCGCCATCGCCGAACGCTTCGGCACGCCCACCTACGTCTACTCCCGCGCCCACATCGAGGCGCAGTACCGCGCCTATGCCGATGCCCTGGCAGGCATGCCGCACCTGGTGTGCTTCGCGGTCAAGGCCAACTCCAACCTGGGCGTGCTGAACGTCCTGACGCGCCTCGGCGCCGGCTTCGACATCGTCTCCCGCGGCGAACTGGAGCGTGTGCTGGCCGCCGGTGGCGAGCCGAGCAAGATCGTCTTCTCCGGCGTCGGCAAGACCCGCGACGACATGCGCCGTGCCCTCGAAGTGGGCGTGCACTGCTTCAACGTCGAATCGGTGGACGAGCTGGAGCGCCTGCAGCTGGTGGCCGCCGAACTGGGCAAGACCGCCAGCATCTCGCTGCGGGTCAACCCGGACGTGGACGCCGGCACCCACCCGTACATCTCCACCGGCCTGAAAGAAAACAAGTTCGGCATCGACATCGAGCAGGCCCCGGCCGTGTATGCCCGCGCCGCCGAACTGGCGAACCTGCGCATCGTCGGCGTGGACTGCCACATCGGTTCGCAGCTGACCAGCCTGCCGCCCTTCCTCGACGCCCTGGAGCGCCTGCTGGCACTGGTCGACCAGCTGGCCGCGCAAGGCATCCAGATCCAGCACCTGGACCTCGGTGGCGGCCTCGGCGTGCAGTACCGCGACGAGCAGCCGCCGCTGGCCGGCGACTACATCGCCGCCGTACGCGAGCACCTCAAGGGTCGCGAGCTGGCCCTGGTGTTCGAGCCGGGCCGTTCCATCGTGGCCAACGCCGGCGTGCTGCTGACCCGCGTGGAATACCTCAAGCACACCGCGCACAAGGACTTCGCCATCGTCGACGCGGCGATGAACGACCTGATCCGCCCGGCCCTGTACCAGGCCTGGATGGACGTCACCCCGGTGCAGCCGCGTGACGGCGAGGCGCGCAACTACGACCTGGTCGGGCCGATCTGCGAGACCGGCGACTTCCTGGCCAAGGGCCGCGAGCTGGTGCTGGCCGAAGGCGACCTGCTGGCCGTGCGCTCGGCCGGCGCCTACGGCTTCGTCATGAGTTCCAACTACAACACCCGCGGCCGCGCCGCCGAGGTGCTGGTGGACGGTGAGCAGGCCTTCGAGGTGCGTCGCCGCGAGACCCTCGCCGAACTCTACGCCGGCGAAAGCCTGCTGCCGCAGTGA
- a CDS encoding lipoprotein, whose protein sequence is MKRLLLPFIALAVFTAALAGCGQKGPLYLPDDDKTVKERDKDVFL, encoded by the coding sequence ATGAAGCGCCTGCTGCTGCCCTTCATCGCGCTCGCCGTGTTCACCGCCGCCCTCGCCGGCTGTGGCCAGAAAGGCCCGCTGTACCTGCCCGACGACGACAAGACCGTCAAAGAACGCGACAAAGACGTCTTCCTCTAA
- a CDS encoding AraC family transcriptional regulator, whose amino-acid sequence MEVPVPAASSVSVAYLQGLLDYLERQGFASAELLAKVQLNPVILAQRDQRIAVSTYLELLGEGVRLTGDANLGLHLGEAMRPGYYGVLGYLIMSCATLADALHRQARYAALVGNLGRVDLDEEPPREGLEPQVAHSWEPLIHQQQRQHSEETLAGWLTFGRWITGLQISPTEVRFQHPAPADTSEHRRIFGCPVLFGQADNALVFPKRLLSTPLGQADAQLRQLLDAHADRLLGQLNQGHSVLDRARRELARQLPEQGADLELLAHSLQLSARTLQRRLREAGLSFSELLDETRQQLVLHYLRDPALELAEIAFLVGFSEAGSLARAFRRWTGQSPGAYRQSLLDSASQS is encoded by the coding sequence ATGGAAGTCCCCGTTCCCGCCGCCAGCTCGGTCTCGGTCGCCTACCTGCAGGGCCTGCTCGACTACCTGGAACGCCAGGGCTTCGCCAGCGCCGAGCTGCTGGCCAAGGTGCAGCTGAACCCGGTGATCCTCGCTCAGCGCGACCAGCGCATCGCCGTCAGCACCTACCTGGAGCTGCTCGGCGAGGGCGTGCGCCTGACCGGCGACGCCAACCTCGGCCTGCACCTGGGCGAGGCCATGCGCCCCGGCTACTACGGGGTGCTCGGCTACCTGATCATGAGCTGCGCGACCCTGGCCGATGCCCTGCATCGCCAGGCCCGCTATGCCGCGCTGGTGGGCAACCTGGGCCGCGTCGACCTCGACGAGGAGCCGCCGCGTGAGGGGCTGGAGCCGCAGGTGGCGCACAGCTGGGAGCCGCTGATCCACCAGCAGCAGCGCCAGCACAGCGAGGAGACGCTGGCCGGCTGGCTGACTTTCGGGCGCTGGATCACCGGTCTGCAGATCTCGCCCACCGAAGTGCGCTTCCAGCATCCGGCGCCGGCCGATACCAGCGAGCACCGGCGCATCTTCGGTTGCCCGGTGCTGTTCGGTCAGGCCGACAACGCCCTGGTGTTTCCCAAGCGCCTGCTGAGCACCCCGCTGGGCCAGGCCGATGCCCAGCTGCGCCAGCTGCTCGACGCCCACGCCGACCGCCTGCTCGGCCAGCTCAACCAGGGCCACAGCGTGCTCGATCGCGCCCGCCGCGAACTGGCGCGCCAGCTGCCGGAGCAGGGCGCCGACCTCGAGCTGCTGGCGCACAGCCTGCAGCTCAGTGCGCGCACCCTGCAACGGCGCCTGCGCGAGGCCGGGCTGTCGTTTAGCGAGCTGCTCGACGAGACCCGTCAGCAACTGGTGCTGCACTACCTGCGCGACCCGGCGCTGGAGCTGGCGGAGATCGCCTTCCTGGTCGGCTTCAGCGAGGCCGGCTCGCTGGCCCGCGCGTTCCGCCGCTGGACCGGGCAGAGTCCCGGCGCCTACCGACAAAGTCTGCTAGATTCCGCCTCCCAATCCTGA
- the cyaY gene encoding iron donor protein CyaY has protein sequence MSLSEARFHDLVDAAQQAVEDIFDDSDLDLDLENSGGVLTVRFENGSQVILSRQEPLRQLWVAARSGGFHFDYDEEQGLWICDTSEEPLGELLTRVTREQAGEELEFDEL, from the coding sequence ATGAGTTTGAGCGAAGCCCGTTTCCATGACCTGGTCGATGCCGCCCAGCAGGCCGTGGAGGACATATTCGATGACAGCGACCTGGACCTCGATCTGGAGAACAGCGGTGGTGTGCTGACCGTGCGCTTCGAGAATGGCAGCCAGGTGATCCTCAGCCGCCAGGAGCCGCTGCGCCAGCTGTGGGTGGCGGCGCGCTCCGGCGGCTTCCACTTCGACTACGACGAGGAGCAGGGCCTGTGGATCTGCGACACCAGTGAGGAACCGCTGGGCGAGCTGCTGACCCGGGTGACCCGCGAGCAGGCCGGTGAAGAGCTCGAGTTCGACGAACTCTGA
- a CDS encoding DUF1289 domain-containing protein produces the protein MKSSSSTNSEAVASPCRRQCCLDEHDVCLGCGRCLSEILEWGKADGARRREICQAAQRRLRPSPFG, from the coding sequence GTGAAGAGCTCGAGTTCGACGAACTCTGAGGCCGTCGCCTCGCCCTGCCGCCGGCAGTGCTGCCTGGACGAGCATGACGTCTGCCTGGGCTGTGGCCGCTGCCTGAGCGAGATCCTCGAGTGGGGCAAGGCGGACGGCGCCCGGCGCCGCGAGATCTGCCAGGCTGCGCAGCGCCGCCTGCGCCCGTCGCCGTTCGGTTGA
- the rnk gene encoding nucleoside diphosphate kinase regulator — translation MSSTPAITITRLDLQRLERLLDSLEDFGPTAEALERELARAQVVGHDEVPAGVVTMNSRVHCREEGSGKDYHLTLVFPEDAGGEGKVSILAPVGCALLGLSVGQQIDWPGPAGKPLKLTLLAVEYQPEAAGAYQR, via the coding sequence ATGAGCAGCACCCCCGCCATCACCATCACCCGTCTCGACCTGCAGCGCCTGGAGCGTCTGCTCGACAGCCTGGAGGACTTCGGCCCGACCGCCGAGGCGCTGGAGAGGGAGCTGGCGCGCGCCCAGGTGGTGGGCCACGACGAGGTGCCGGCCGGGGTGGTGACCATGAATTCGCGGGTGCACTGTCGTGAGGAAGGCAGCGGCAAGGACTACCACCTGACCCTGGTGTTCCCCGAGGATGCCGGCGGCGAGGGCAAGGTATCGATCCTCGCCCCGGTCGGCTGTGCCCTGCTCGGTCTCTCCGTCGGCCAGCAGATCGACTGGCCGGGCCCGGCCGGCAAGCCACTCAAGCTCACCCTGCTGGCCGTCGAGTACCAGCCCGAGGCTGCTGGCGCCTACCAGCGCTGA